A region of Leishmania panamensis strain MHOM/PA/94/PSC-1 chromosome 33 sequence DNA encodes the following proteins:
- a CDS encoding hypothetical protein (TriTrypDB/GeneDB-style sysID: LpmP.33.0390), with translation MRGRIVDHPPFLKIPESFAPLLERPFAMEYVNVEAAIQLVKHRSYASRLTSSPPASATRTEDFDEEAQLRLYTCPVCAQGGPQPCAVIQRILQRARRNFMSTKFRAALMQPALVVETLLRLALVFDAKQSSLRLRILAEQSPRVVHLVEEYLCGEGYHLPLPPVTAHEDWAALNAMLRFDAIRDNKTRVITDLSKHWKKRRTQFEQFIHFFAFRDARPVRPAKNIITQSVKPGMVAMLTGDILAMALLHRLGFFIPPDYYWTVFPFLRQALGEDTLVCDVVRHLGLYLSSAQPADMYNPVEEPNQAYLR, from the coding sequence ATGCGAGGCCGTATCGTCGATCATCCACCATTCCTGAAGATTCCGGAGAGCTTCGCACCGCTACTTGAACGCCCCTTTGCGATGGAGTATGTTAATGTGGAAGCGGCGATACAACTTGTCAAGCATCGATCATATGCAAGCCGACTTACCTCATCGCCGCCCGCCAGTGCCACCCGCACCGAGGATTTCGACGAAGAGGCGCAATTGCGCCTGTACACCTGCCCTGTGTGCGCCCAGGGTGGACCTCAGCCTTGCGCGGTAATTCAGCGTATCCTtcagagagcgaggcggaaCTTCATGTCAACCAAGTTTAGGGCGGCTCTCATGCAGCCGGCGCTGGTTGTGGAGACGTTGCTGCGGCTTGCGCTAGTGTTTGATGCAAAGCAGAGCTCCTTGCGCTTGCGCATTCTGGCGGAGCAGAGCCCTCGTGTGGTGCATCTTGTCGAAGAATACCTGTGTGGCGAGGGGTATCACCTTCCGCTGCCCCCCGTTACAGCGCACGAGGACTGGGCTGCGCTCAACGCTATGCTGAGGTTCGACGCCATCCGCGACAACAAAACCCGCGTCATCACGGACTTGTCGAAGCACTGGAAGAAGCGGCGCACTCAGTTTGAGCAGTTTATCCACTTTTTTGCCTTCCGCGACGCGCGGCCGGTGCGGCCAGCCAAGAACATCATCACACAGTCGGTTAAGCCCGGCATGGTGGCCATGCTGACAGGGGATATTCTGGCCATGgctcttctccaccgcctAGGCTTCTTTATTCCGCCAGACTACTACTGGACAGTCTTCCCGTTCTTGCGCCAGGCGCTTGGTGAAGACACCTTGGTGTGTGACGTTGTGCGGCACCTCGGGCTCTACCTTTCCTCGGCACAGCCAGCGGATATGTACAACCCGGTGGAGGAGCCGAATCAGGCCTACCTGCGCTGA
- a CDS encoding hypothetical protein (TriTrypDB/GeneDB-style sysID: LpmP.33.0400), which translates to MSDLRAMPGYAEMKDYYNGDYVPYDLLTRYDALQLELRKRREQHFVTLSQASDVAMSHDGLAATSTLPQLAVNSPYGTRRANEHQQQVLPWSLRSPHRATRHRSGSWGKGDSGGQRANRRGSIHRCILRPSMELEDIYAARQSSPSCIFGASSPTQNSFPLGSSARHIAPSSASTSHDGADAVAQPPTALSSSALRRHRQLPKHRSKPLAKAYSGEPSPGDPYEAAAEARRQEQFLSESKRLGKPFVPSGSSGLDVPTRFMLGDCVRMLYRSIAPEWRVATPVVVSTAEDLVAVYFSLDKLSKEQVTALLQYMNASLKYNTAVREFHLSKVDEGWDVLTNDGYVLYTFRPPWVKKRVFLPDTITPPHAHV; encoded by the coding sequence ATGAGCGACCTTCGCGCTATGCCTGGATACGCTGAAATGAAGGACTACTACAACGGCGACTATGTTCCCTACGACTTGCTCACTCGCTACGACGCTCTCCAGCTGGAGCTGCGAAAGCGCAGGGAGCAGCACTTTGTGACGCTCTCGCAAGCGAGCGATGTGGCGATGTCCCACGACGGTCTCGCTGCCACATCAACTTTGCCTCAGCTTGCAGTGAACTCACCGTATGGGACAAGGCGGGCGAATGAGCATCAACAACAAGTGCTGCCGTGGAGTCTTCGATCGCCGCACAGAGCCAcgcggcaccgcagcggctcaTGGGGCAAAGGCGACTCTGGTGGCCAAAGGGCAAATCGCCGTGGCAGTATCCACCGCTGCATTCTGCGACCAAGCATGGAGCTGGAAGACATCTACGCCGCGCGGCAGAGCAGCCCCAGCTGTATCTTCGGCGCTAGCTCCCCCACCCAGAACTCTTTTCCTCTGGGCTCTTCAGCCCGACACATCGCCCCTTCCTCGGCATCCACCTCCCACGATGGTGCTGATGCTGTGGCACAGCCGCCGACCGCGTTGTCGAGTAGTGCACTTCGGCGTCATAGGCAACTGCCGAAGCACCGGAGCAAACCACTGGCAAAGGCCTACAGTGGGGAGCCTTCCCCAGGTGATCCCTAcgaggcagcggctgagGCGCGTCGCCAGGAGCAATTCCTGAGTGAAAGCAAGCGTCTCGGCAAGCCATTTGTGCCGTCAGGGAGCAGTGGACTGGACGTGCCGACTCGTTTCATGCTCGGCGACTGCGTAAGGATGCTCTACCGCTCCATCGCACCGGAATGGCGGGTGGCGACGCCAGTAGTGGTCTCCACCGCCGAGGACCTCGTCGCAGTGTACTTCTCCCTTGACAAACTCTCCAAGGAGCAGGTCACGGCTCTGCTGCAGTACATGAACGCATCCCTCAAGTACAATACCGCCGTTCGCGAATTCCACCTCTCCAAGGTGGACGAAGGCTGGGACGTCCTGACCAACGACGGGTACGTCCTGTACACGTTTCGTCCTCCGTGGGTGAAGAAGCGCGTTTTTCTCCCTGACACAATCACTccgccgcacgcacacgtttGA
- a CDS encoding serine peptidase, putative (TriTrypDB/GeneDB-style sysID: LpmP.33.0410) gives MQSFVNSIVFVPPQNPNSLQRVQLLQHRRHMSFTSKNSGERISYYHFDTNGNLVTKDSLERVVRTSMVVLFHHGNSEDLGSTFSYAQSIACAFGAAVVIYDYCGYGFSGFPDASTPAEVTEKSVYSDADHMYDHLLSLGYPAYRIVIVGRSVGGGPACYLAEKYHKEVGGLVLISTFTSCLRVVSSCCLPYLCCCLDLFPNYRRIDHIMECPVLVMHGTHDEVVPYRCSRELLEDIVKHRTRALQRLLKKREGARANQAKGSTTLRVASAAPINTALGFTTVGVSDELVTASLPPVDEVSVFDLYRRAYDSLPEAVRRMAKESLDVTAADVSIGVFHRWFPGCGHNNIKAREERAFSEVFKYFLCFTAAFSLEREALLSSKSAASVARVSGDFALRAHSEDRE, from the coding sequence ATGCAGTCGTTCGTGAACAGCATCGTCTTTGTGCCTCCACAGAACCCCAACAGTCTGCAGCGTGTGcaactgctgcagcacaggcgACACATGAGCTTCACCAGTAAAAATAGCGGCGAGAGAATTTCGTACTACCACTTCGATACAAACGGTAATCTCGTGACCAAGGACAGCCTCGAGCGGGTGGTGCGCACCTCCATGGTTGTACTCTTCCACCACGGCAACTCCGAGGATCTCGGCAGCACCTTCAGCTACGCGCAGTCCATCGCCTGCGCCTttggcgcggcggtggtgataTACGACTACTGCGGTTACGGCTTCTCTGGCTTTCCCGACGCTTCGACCccggcggaggtgacggagAAGAGTGTCTACAGCGATGCCGATCACATGTACGAccacctcctttccctcgGCTACCCTGCCTACCGCATCGTTATCGTCGGCCGATCTGTCGGAGGCGGGCCAGCCTGCTATCTGGCCGAGAAATATCACAAGGAAGTGGGTGGTCTAGTGTTGATCTCGACCTTCACTTCCTGTCTGCGCGTCGTCTCGTCTTGTTGCCTTCCATacctgtgctgctgcctcgaTTTGTTCCCTAACTACCGCCGTATTGATCACATAATGGAGTGCCCGGTGCTGGTGATGCATGGAACCCACGACGAAGTTGTTCCATACCGCTGTTCGCGCGAGTTGCTCGAAGATATCGTGAAACACCGCACCAGGGCGCTGCAACGACTCCTGAAGAAGCGTGAGGGGGCGCGGGCAAACCAGGCAAAAGGCTCGACCACGCTTCGAGTtgcctcagcagcaccaatAAACACCGCGCTGGGATTCACGACTGTCGGCGTGTCGGACGAGCTggtcaccgcctccctcccgcccGTTGACGAAGTCAGTGTGTTCGACCTCTACCGCCGCGCCTACGATAGCCTGCCCGAGGCAGTGCGACGGATGGCAAAGGAGAGTCTCGATGTTACTGCTGCCGACGTGAGTATCGGTGTCTTTCACCGGTGGTTCCCTGGCTGCGGGCACAACAACATCAAGGCACGAGAGGAGCGCGCTTTTTCTGAGGTTTTTAAGTACTTTTTGTGTTTCACAGCCGCCTTCTCGTTGGAGCGGGAGGCGCTGTTGTCGTCCAAGTCGGCCGCTAGTGTAGCTAGGGTATCTGGTGACTTTGCCCTAAGGGCTCACAGCGAGGACCGCGAGTAG
- a CDS encoding DNA mismatch repair protein, putative (TriTrypDB/GeneDB-style sysID: LpmP.33.0420), translating to MADERDGSVVQAFLALGEDTSKHFRMFSRGSNPGCYVLGWWATFVAKEYIKSTAVLKQWPAGGRSSSGTIDVVVVNDALCKEVIRDCLLRRGVSVEYYDRETPGGPYVCRQRGSPGNITDFEASLFEFEETEIQLLASGSLVFGAKQDTQPKIGFAALNNTLRQLSFAEYTDTPQLTSLDALVAQTNLKELLLCVMSPTASAGGETNLDDDDRITAVRRICERCGVQLSVRTLREVQQLQTREASAKGIEALAEILRVPEERLPLELCPIARHAVENILSRIDVMDPSNQRAFYLRRIVPSTYVKLDSAAIEALNLVSKKPEPRGSLPTSVFSWLNRCHTGMGARAMRQWLLQPLRCVDDINQRLTMVELFVENPILRDMFTAQVLKRCGDMDRLNRKLQRRSLALKETQAFLEFVAVVPAALQTLSSYTGPQSKLLKDEFIAPMEDINEHMKNLKTLIEATVDFSDRNAVRMNATFDDELQDLHEQLTATQRQIEKEYSHVLSKYGWNEKQLKYEYHGTYGYVFRVSRKEDRQLRSAKELITVSTSKDGVRFVSEKMAVLSEQYRRVSGDYETRQMDLKRKLVDTIASYLPVLDDAKELIATLDVYVAWALVVRDCPRPMVRPVLREAPEPVTLVKQEGAVVRSADSAPLLSFKGLRHPLVELRLPSYKANSLHLTTHTNGLLITGPNMGGKSTYMRSVGVAVVLAQAGCFVPADAAEVQVRDAVMCRVGATDHLAQGVSTFMVEMLESAAIISGATSETLAIVDELGRGTSTYDGFGLAWAIAQDVAARVRATLLFSSHFHELTQLPQQCGALQNVHFGAEVDEAAGTLRFSYTLQPGPCGRSYGLYVASLAHLPESVIECAKVKAAEWETFEKEDVAKCSAGATPDEAVARKVSAYAKRIRALEQQGSSDNHDKAAKQLRLEIQQDADVRPYLCKVA from the coding sequence ATGGCGGACGAACGCGACGGTAGCGTCGTACAGGCCTTCCTGGCCCTCGGGGAAGACACTAGCAAACACTTTCGCATGTTCTCCAGAGGCTCCAACCCGGGATGCTACGTGCTGGGCTGGTGGGCCACCTTTGTAGCTAAGGAGTACATCAAGTCCACCGCTGTGCTGAAGCAGTGGCCCGCTGGCggccgctcctcctcgggTACGATCGATGTTGTCGTCGTGAATGACGCACTCTGCAAGGAGGTTATCCGTGActgcctgctgcggcgcggaGTGTCGGTCGAGTACTACGACCGAGAGACCCCCGGCGGGCCGTACGTGTGCCGGCAGCGCGGCTCACCGGGGAATATCACCGACTTCGAGGCATCGCTTTTTGAGTTTGAGGAGACAGAGAttcagctgctggcgagcgGCTCCCTTGTATTCGGCGCGAAACAGGACACTCAGCCAAAGATTGGCTTTGCAGCGCTGAATAACACGCTACGACAGCTGAGCTTTGCTGAGTACACGGACACTCCGCAGCTCACCAGCCTGGACGCGCTCGTCGCACAGACAAACTTGAAGGAgcttcttttgtgtgtgatGTCGCCCACCGCTTCTGCCGGCGGCGAAACAAACTTGGACGACGATGACCGTATCACCGCAGTGCGCCGTATCTGTGAGCGGTGCGGTGTGCAACTGAGCGTGCGCACCCTGCGTGaggttcagcagctgcagacgaGAGAAGCCTCTGCGAAGGGAATCGAGGCACTGGCAGAGATCCTGCGAGTTCCAGAGGAGCGACTGCCGTTAGAGTTATGCCCGATTGCGCGACACGCTGTGGAGAACATCCTCAGTCGCATCGATGTGATGGACCCGTCGAATCAGCGCGCCTTCTACTTGCGCCGCATCGTGCCGTCCACGTATGTGAAGCTGGACAGCGCGGCGATCGAAGCGCTGAACCTGGTGAGCAAGAAGCCGGAGCCGCGCGGCTCCCTTCCGACGTCTGTGTTCTCGTGGCTGAATCGTTGTCACACCGGCATGGGCGCGCGTGCGatgcggcagtggctgctgcagccgctccgTTGCGTCGACGACATCAACCAGCGCCTCACCATGGTGGAACTCTTCGTGGAGAACCCCATTCTGCGCGACATGTTTACGGCCCAGGTGCTGAAACGGTGTGGCGACATGGATCGACTTAATCGCaaactgcagcggcgcagcctCGCTCTTAAGGAGACGCAGGCGTTTCTGGAGTTTGTCGCGGTTGTCCCTGCCGCGCTACAGACTCTGAGCTCCTACACAGGTCCACAGTCGAAGCTCTTGAAAGATGAGTTCATTGCCCCGATGGAGGACATCAACGAGCACATGAAAAACCTGAAGACGTTGATCGAGGCAACCGTGGACTTCAGTGACCGCAATGCCGTCCGCATGAACGCCACCTTCGACGACGAGCTGCAGGACCTGCACGAGCAACTCACAgccacgcagcggcagatcGAGAAGGAATACAGCCACGTCCTGAGCAAGTACGGGTGGAATGAGAAGCAGCTCAAGTACGAGTACCACGGCACGTATGGTTACGTCTTCCGTGTCTCTCGCAAGGAGGATcgccagctgcgcagcgcaaagGAGCTGATTACGGTAAGCACGTCCAAGGACGGCGTGCGGTTTGTGTCGGAGAAGATGGCGGTCCTCAGCGAGCAGTACCGGCGCGTCAGCGGCGACTACGAGACGCGGCAGATGGACCTCAAGCGCAAGCTAGTGGATACCATCGCCTCTTACCTGCCCGTGCTCGACGACGCCAAGGAGCTGATAGCAACTCTGGACGTTTACGTAGCCTGGGCTCTCGTAGTGAGGGATTGTCCGCGTCCGATGGTGCGGCCAGTTTTACGCGAGGCCCCGGAGCCTGTAACGCTAGTGAAGCAGGAGGGGGCAgtcgtgcgcagcgcagactcggcgccgcttctctctttcaagGGACTTCGGCATCCTTTGGTAGAGTTGCGCCTTCCGAGTTACAAGGCCAACTCTCTCCATCTCACCACGCACACGAACGGGCTGCTCATTACTGGACCCAACATGGGCGGCAAGTCCACATACATGCGCAGTGTCGGcgtcgctgtggtgctggcgcaggCAGGCTGTTTTGTGCCCGCCGATGCGGCGGAAGTGCAGGTGCGCGACGCTGTTATGTGCCGAGTCGGCGCGACCGATCATCTGGCGCAGGGCGTCTCAACCTTTATGGTGGAGATGCTCGAGTCTGCTGCGATTATCTCTGGTGCGACGTCGGAAACCCTCGCCATCGTCGACGAGCTCGGCCGTGGCACGTCCACGTACGACGGCTTCGGGTTGGCGTGGGCGATTGCCCAGGACGTGGCGGCGCGTGTTCGCGCCACTCTCTTGTTTTCTAGCCACTTTCACGAGCTGACGCAGCTCCCGCAGCAGTGTGGCGCTCTGCAGAACGTGCACTTTGGCGCCGAGGTCGACGAGGCAGCTGGGacgctgcgcttctcctACACCCTCCAGCCAGGGCCGTGCGGACGCAGCTACGGCCTGTACGTCGCCTCATTGGCGCACCTGCCAGAGTCGGTGATTGAGTGCGCCAAGGTGAAGGCCGCCGAGTGGGAAACCTTTGAAAAAGAGGATGTCGCAAAGTGCAGTGCTGGAGCAACGCCTGACGAGGCGGTAGCGCGGAAGGTTTCAGCGTACGCCAAGCGCATCcgtgcgctggagcagcagggaTCCAGCGACAATCACGACAAAGCGGCGAAGCAGCTAAGGCTAGAGATCCAGCAGGACGCAGATGTGCGTCCGTATCTCTGCAAAGTGGCGTAG
- a CDS encoding hypothetical protein (TriTrypDB/GeneDB-style sysID: LpmP.33.0430), with protein MMFGRPHALQKEWGNMYFYEKLHHLVDHTSNFVISKVDWWLPSVAVGIALSLFILGGPEALPQAASIILPSATPAMTTPPFASPEGLQSGAAPEDAEDF; from the coding sequence ATGATGTTCGGTCGACCGCATGCGCTACAGAAGGAGTGGGGCAACATGTACTTCTATGAAAAGTTGCACCACCTCGTCGACCACACCTCCAACTTTGTCATCTCGAAGGTAGACTGGTGGCTGCCTTCCGTCGCAGTGGGGATCGCGCTTAGTCTTTTCATTCTCGGCGGCCCAGAGGCCCTGCCACAGGCGGCGTCGATCATCCTGCCTTCGGCAACCCCCGCTATGACTACTCCACCATTCGCGTCGCCTGAGGGGCTGCAGAGTGGAGCAGCCCCAGAGGATGCCGAGGATTTTTAG
- a CDS encoding hypothetical protein (TriTrypDB/GeneDB-style sysID: LpmP.33.0440), whose amino-acid sequence MATVSIHFAQFLHQLVDADAFLQHYILERVSAHVAFHESTTVISPYVDPAAPLDAVPLWSRPEGLPPLPHGAYSKPQSEIEPSLRWAPVEMVLMLDVFEVAQRSPSGCQFLFLTSTVSMEASASVAVAAWLKCYVTGFAEEQRTEGTVATSCAGGRRRPSLWPWSWRTAILHGELKCKVRLLLLRIPSLYAMATSGAGTLGPGKRLCDALSVTPAIAAPSPLHSGEADSSTEQLSSILPLSMKLEQLPSARLTSTSTSSPCCTYPSDRFLECSHAVHVTGVVHQVFYEGHSAAQPAPWVTVLLLPLAAPLPHSAFSKCGKESPRRREVDLSLLGFPQYSAVAVIGGVIAVRGHTQVARCRAGARAGAAVPLRLGGAAETSLEEYIVATWAAPVQLSAGMLRASSCSWPSKSCAESIIEKAADASPLATTVGRDYAALEPMVESPHHAGSAADGVGDDYLRQCDDAAVRLTVTEEEVAARAALMYWEGARLALGMGAPGQADDGDRGTWVAHLFSVSLDFLVASQLALVSAQMTDGVVVLAVDEAVPESLLTRLLRRLDRAAPGATLEVPSSILTRAKPSFFLPSYHTQRVPAPLASRARASSSVTSAVVGTSMGPPAARPVRRHLAPAESVVSAPPPPCYPETLQGGALTHANGRTLVLQRVEALPAPTLKLLQEALHDEASDVEKKEVAAFDSHESEGAFGSCVATSPRTAGQEQRQLAQTPSTNPAGATRRLIRREGGQTVKYCATHSALCSVRQGLSFMQKSQLVEFAERCDVVVRPAYDTHRQMTALQGSTVPSFSKLLHARGEAWLELLGAALALPMHKVVADGPPLNSIAAAPSYAPNDAPTLSEACSRLLSTYFIAAKALCVEGADASMMKTLVKLTVAHTEWRTRLTVALQQGTGNSITAFSPTCAVTALIDAVVAVGLCDATLHFFTAKTLLGECVFRLLESEAWPVLISEYCSVQSPQQEEHDTRSAFGSASVHGKEGGLLSWQQLYAEIEYRTRLVPASVHPTELQPSSFSILQLAQDLQSHLECTVRQSHVARSLTEGGAG is encoded by the coding sequence ATGGCGACCGTGTCGATACACTTTGCTCAGTTTCTCCATCAGCTGGTGGACGCGGATGCATTCTTGCAACACTACATACTTGAGCGCGTCTCTGCTCATGTTGCGTTTCATGAGTCCACGACCGTAATCTCCCCATATGTTGacccggcagcgccgctcgaCGCTGTGCCTCTATGGTCTCGCCCGGAAGGCCTTCCACCTCTCCCACATGGTGCATATTCAAAGCCGCAGTCGGAGATTGAGCCGTCTCTGCGTTGGGCGCCTGTGGAAATGGTGCTGATGCTGGACGTGTTCGAGGTGGCTCAGCGCTCCCCGAGTGGGTGCCagtttctcttcctcacttcCACTGTCTCCATGGAGGCTTCAGcctctgtggcggtggccgcgTGGCTGAAGTGCTATGTAACGGGTTtcgccgaggagcagcgcaccgAGGGCACCGTGGCGACGTCCTGTGCCGGTGGGCGAAGGCGGCCCTCGCTGTGGCCGTGGTCGTGGCGCACGGCGATTCTTCACGGGGAGCTCAAGTGCAAAGtgcggcttcttcttctgcgtATTCCTAGTCTCTACGCCATGGCCACCTCTGGCGCAGGGACGCTTGGTCCTGGCAAGCGTCTCTGCGACGCGCTCTCTGTGACTCCCGCTATAGCGGCTCCATCACCTCTGCATTCTGGAGAGGCCGACTCCTCGACAGAGCAGCTTAGCTCCAtcctgcctctctccatGAAGTTGGAGCAGCTGCCCAGTGCACGGCTCACGAGCACGAGCACGAGCAGCCCCTGCTGCACCTATCCGTCCGACCGCTTCTTGGAGTGCTCGCACGCAGTTCACGTAACTGGAGTTGTCCACCAGGTCTTCTACGAGGgccacagcgcagcgcagcctgCTCCCTGGGTGACGGTGCTACTGCTTCCACTagcagcacctcttcctcattcCGCTTTTTCTAAGTGCGGCAAAGAGTCACCCAGGCGTCGGGAGGTCGACTTGAGCCTCCTCGGGTTTCCCCAGTACAGTGCCGTTGCCGTCATCGGAGGCGTCATTGCGGTGCGTGGCCACACGCAGGTGGCCCGGTGTCGCGCCGGCGCCAGGGCAGGGGCAGCTGTGCCGCTTCGCCTCGGTGGAGCAGCGGAGACGTCGTTGGAAGAGTACATTGTTGCGACCTGGGCTGCTCCAGTGCAGCTTTCAGCTGGGATGTTACGggcaagcagctgctcgtGGCCGAGCAAGAGCTGTGCGGAGTCAATTATCGAAAAAGCGGCAGATGCTTCTCCACTAGCCACGACGGTGGGACGGGATTACGCGGCGCTGGAGCCCATGGTAGAGTCACCCCACCATGCAGGCAGCGCGGCAGATGGCGTTGGCGACGACTATTTGCGACAATGTGATGATGCGGCGGTGCGATTGACGGtcacagaagaggaggtggctgcgcgcgctgctctgATGTACTGGGAGGGTGCTCGGCTGGCGCTCGGGATGGGGGCACCAGGGCAGGCAGACGATGGGGACAGAGGGACTTGGGTAGCACATTTGTTCAGTGTCTCGCTTGATTTCCTCGTCGCATCTCAGCTCGCGCTTGTCTCCGCGCAGATGACTGAcggtgtggtggtgctcgccgTGGATGAGGCAGTGCCGGAGTCGCTTCTCACGCGACTGTTGCGGCGACTCGATCGTGCGGCGCCAGGTGCAACGCTCGAGGTGCCGTCCTCTATTCTAACGCGCGCCAAACCatccttttttctcccttcgtACCACACGCAGCGCGTCCCTGCACCACTCGCGtcgagagcgcgcgcgtcATCGTCAGTGACctctgcggtggtggggacgTCAATGGGGCCACCGGCTGCGCGTCCAGTGCGGCGTCATCTCGCACCCGCAGAAAGTGTCGTGAgtgctccaccgccgccttgtTACCCAGAGACCCTTCAGGGTGGCGCTCTCACGCACGCAAACGGTCGCACTCTCGTTCTGCAGCGCGTTGAGGCGCTCCCTGCACCGACCCTCAAGCTCCTACAGGAGGCCCTGCACGATGAAGCAAGCGATgtggagaaaaaggaggtggCAGCGTTTGACTCGCATGAGAGCGAGGGCGCCTTCGGCTCTTGTGTCGCGACGTCGCCCCGCACAGCAGGtcaggagcagcggcaattAGCGCAGACACCGTCCACGAACCCCGCCGGCGCCACTCGTCGTTTGATTCGACGCGAGGGTGGTCAAACAGTGAAGTACTGCGCCACACACAGCGCTCTGTGCAGTGTGCGGCAGGGATTGTCATTTATGCAGAAGAGCCAACTGGTCGAGTTTGCGGAGCGCTGCGACGTCGTCGTGCGACCAGCGTATGACACGCACCGGCAGATGACTGCGCTGCAGGGCAGCACTGTGCCCTCCTTTAGCAAGTTGCTTCACGCTCGTGGTGAGGCATGGCTGGAACTTCTgggcgcagcgctggcgctaCCTATGCACAAGGTCGTCGCTGATGGCCCTCCGCTGAACTCCATTGCCGCAGCACCAAGCTATGCCCCCAATGATGCACCGACGCTGTCGGAGGCGTGCAGCCGACTCCTGAGCACGTACTTCATCGCAGCCAAGGCGCTGTGTGTCGAGGGAGCCGACGCGAGCATGATGAAGACCCTTGTAAAGCTCACCGTGGCGCACACGGAGTGGCGCACACGCCTCACGGTGGCCCTTCAGCAAGGGACAGGGAACTCCATAACAGCATTCTCTCCGACTTGtgcggtgacggcgctgaTCGACGCGGTGGTCGCGGTGGGGCTGTGCGACGCGACACTGCACTTCTTCACAGCCAAGACGCTTCTCGGTGAGTGCGTGTTTCGCCTCCTTGAGTCCGAGGCGTGGCCTGTCTTGATATCCGAGTATTGCAGTGTCCAGTCtccgcagcaggaggagcacgACACGCGCAGCGCGTTCGGTAGTGCTTCTGTACATGGTAAAGAAGGCGGCCTGCTCAGCTGGCAGCAGCTCTACGCTGAAATCGAGTACCGCACGCGCCTCGTTCCCGCCTCGGTGCACCCCACAGAGCTGCAGCCGTCCTCCTTCTCGAttctgcagctggcgcaggaCTTGCAGAGCCACCTCGAGTGTACGGTGCGACAAAGCCACGTCGCTCGTTCGTTGACGGAGGGAGGCGCAGGGTAG
- a CDS encoding hypothetical protein (TriTrypDB/GeneDB-style sysID: LpmP.33.0450), translating into MHDRTMSGSGHHRTAIAAWSYLLPSLRQCVEQAVPGTLYEKLRTDEAPLTPAESQQLSDAQHLLRFELQQRIGLLEDSLADAELPYLLQWPTVFQRAWLRLPMSQGCGSVTEAKGEAVVPVPSSSVHAPAVLPIAAWAPALPSASSLARLRGPIGGGALVLRLAQLTGHVVNCVEEDLSRLERGCAPREDGAPRSRRQAALEAAWRAQWAASLSWHAGTS; encoded by the coding sequence ATGCATGACCGAACGATGTCGGGCAGCGGTCATCACCGCACAGCCATCGCAGCGTGGTCGTAcctgcttccctcccttcgACAATGTGTTGAGCAAGCGGTACCCGGCACGCTGTACGAAAAGCTGCGCACCGACGAGGCACCACTTACGCCTGCGGAGTCTCAACAACTTTCTGATGCGCAGCATCTTCTCCGGTttgagctgcagcagcgcattggGCTGCTCGAGGACAGCCTGGCAGACGCTGAACTCCCGTATCTCCTACAGTGGCCCACGGTCTTCCAGCGTGCTTGGCTTCGCTTGCCCATGAGCCAAGGCTGCGGATCGGTGACCGAGGCAAAAGGTGAAGCCGTCGTCCCGGTGCCATCATCCTCTGTTCATGCCCCTGCTGTTCTCCCCATCGCCGCGTgggcgccggcgctgccctctgcgtcctctctcgcgcgcctGAGGGGGCCAATTGGGGGTGGCGCTCTTGTTCTCCGTCTGGCACAACTCACCGGGCACGTGGTAAACTGCGTCGAGGAGGACCTGAGTAGGCTTGAACGTGGCTGTGCTCCACGAGAGGACGGAGCACCACGCAGTCGCCGTCAGGCTGCCCTGGAGGCGGCTTGGCGAGCACAGTGGGCAGCCTCGCTGAGCTGGCACGCTGGCACGTCGTAG